Below is a window of Humulus lupulus chromosome 2, drHumLupu1.1, whole genome shotgun sequence DNA.
TGTAATTTGTTCTACAGAGGAATAGTTTTGAACAGTTCTGCATTAATTATGCAAATGAGAGATTGCAGCAACACTTCAATCGTCATTTATTCAAGTTAGAGCAGGAGGTAACTATCCTATACTTGTATCGTAAGAATATTATGTCAACTCACCATTGATTGGGTGGTTGTTGAATCTGCATTGTTTCTTTCTTTTCTGATAGCCTGTTATATAAATTAGTTTAACAAtgtatataattttttggttaggGGAGAATAAATAAGAAATAATAAGTACTTCCTCTAACAACTACTTGCTTATAAAAGCCAGATTTTGTTAGAGTAAAAAGTACTAACATCATGATGAGATAATTACATGCTATTGGAAAGGATGAAATGGAATGTGGTAGTGTGGGACCTTGCGGTCAAACTCCTGAGTGCACTATTTTATTTTTTGCCATTtagaattttcatgtttttaataTGGTTATGATAGTAAAATGGTGGTTGCTAGGGGGCAACTGCTTTGTGCAATTATCTTGATTGACATCTGACCTTATGGTGGTAAAATACACACACCTGTGATTTTTTCTCgaatattttgaattttcatttggGAATTCCATTCCACCCTCAACTGACTGTTTTTAAAACTCCTTATTTATGCTGTTTTGCGCTtcccttgaaaaatatttatgagAATCTTCATCTTATTATATTTCTTTTCAGGAATACATCCAGGATGGGATTGACTGGACTAAAGTTGAGTTTGAAGACAACCAAGACTGTCTTAGTCTTTTTGAAAAGGTCAGTATTTATGCATATGCCTAATATTTTCCATGAGGGCTCAAACATTGTATGTAATCATCATAgagtatcattttttttttaaatccagaAACCATTGGGACTACTCTCCCTCTTAGACGAGGAGTCCACCTTTCCTAATGGCACAGATTTGACGTTTGCTAACAAGCTTAAGCAGCATCTGAAGTCAAACTCTTGTTTTAGAGGAGAACGAGACAAAGCATTTGCTGTCCGTCATTATGCGGGGGAGGTATGTTTACCTTTTGTCGAATGGTTTACATTTCTCTATCATTATTTTGTTCTCTTCCATTATTTTGGAAGTGGgatttaaatattgaaattctTTAAGATATTATACATTCTCTATTACATTTGACCTTTTGTAGTAGTCATCCTCTCTCTTCTCATCATTTCTGTCTCTTTCCTCTTTCACTTCAATCAAATAATATTTAGGGGCACCAATAAAGGGTTGTTTGGTATGGTGGTATGGTGTAATATTGTCATGAGTATGAGATTGTCAAACTATTCAAATGTTTGTTACTAGTTTTGACTTTCATAAGCCCATGGATGTTCAATTTACCCTCCATGGGCTAAATAAAACCCAACTACATATGTGAATTTGACATTACCATTGATCTCAAACTTGTGGGGTTAAGGTATTTACATTATTATTTCGATATTTAAaagattattatgtttatgatattcaAATTTTCAAGAATCAACTACAAAATTTCCATGCACAACCAAATATTGTTATACGAGTCTCTATACAATCTTATTACCCTCTTCATTTCCAATGTTGTATCATCGTTTGTTGATGTTTTGTTCGTTTCTCTTTAGACTCTTTTCATAATAGGATGCTTTCACCCCTATGTAAGGAGTTGACTACCAGTTAGTGGAACTAATGTACTATGCATTTTCCTGTTTTATTTTTTCTGTTgcgttttttttaatatatatattctttGTGCGTTTTATAGGGAAATATTAATAACTTTGCATTATGTGTACCCCATTCTAGGAGATTACTCCTAATGTCCAAAATTGTAAAACTAtacttgaaaatccattttggaCCTAAATACCCCTCACTTTTCCCATCTACTCTCTCTTTTCATTTTCTCTCAAACACTAGAACCTTAGTGATGTGTATATGACTAAagcataaatatatttatatcatacTATTTTGTTCATGGTATTGTGTGGTTATTTTTGCAAATTTTTGGTTTTTTGCTAATTTTTGATGAAATATCCAATGGGGGTGTTCTTGAGATTTTGAATTTGATGATAATCGATGGAATTTGATGAAAATTTGATGTTttaccaaaaattaaaaaaaaaaacagtataAACAAAACTATGTATTTCATCTAAATGCTATCAGATGAAATttggtgaattttttttattcaaatgcGTTTTGGGAACCGGTGAGGTGGAAGGCGTCAAAGAGACTCGAATGATGGAAGAGTGCTTATCCATCTAGAAGGGGTAGACTGACATTAATTTAATTGGTCTTATTATCTTTACCAATCTATTACCTTTTTCTTTTTAGAATTCCAAGTCATGTGGCAGAAATTTTGGAACAAATGATAAGGAATTTCTTTTGGGAAGGAGAGTTAGGAAGGGGAGAACACCTAGTCTCTTGGGAGTTGGTATGTCAAACAAAGAATAAATGTGGTTTAGGCATTGGGAATATTTTTTTGAGGAACAATTCATTATTGACGAAATGGGTGTGGAGGTTTCCTTTAGAACAAGGGTTGTTATGGTGTAGAGTGATCAAAAGCAAGTATGATTTGCATAAGAATGAGCGGGATACAAAAACTAGCTCTAGATGGACCTATAGAAGTCCATGGAGGGGTATAGCAGTTATGTATGAGGAGTTTTGTGCACATGGTTTCTTTCAAGGTGGGAAATGGGAACCGATTTCATTTTTGGGAAGATATTTGGATTGGCTTGGAGGCTTTGATGGAGTCATTTCCTGGATTAGCAAGATTGTGCTCTAAGAGGCTGCATTGCATTTCAGAGTTTTTTTTAGCTTCTTATACATTTCCAGTGTCATGGAATATGCATTATTTGAGTCAATTCATTTACTAGAAAATTTGGGCACCGCTTGAGTTTGTGGTTTGCTTGAAGATTGTAAAATTTTGGAAGGGGAAATACACaagaattttctcttgtaagtcATCTTTTGATGCATTTAGAGAAATGATGCAATTTCATCTCCAATTGGGTTGATACTCTTTAGAGATTATATATCCCCCAAAAGTTAGAATCTTTGTGTGGTTGATGTTGTGGGATAGGTTGAATGTGCACGTTCTTCAGAAAAAGAAGCCTTTTTTGGTTATTTCTTCTGGTTAGTGCGTGTTGGGCAGAAAGGTTAATGAGAATAGTGGTCTCGTATTCATACATTGTGATTTTTCCTTGAAATTGTGGTACAAATTACTGAATGAGTTTGGGTTGATCTGGGTATCCCTGCAAAGTGTGTGGAAATGTTGTTTCAGGTTAGAGAGAGTAAGGAAAGACAAATTTTTTGGACCACTGCTGTGTCGACTTTATTTTGTTCTTGTGGTTGGAAAGGAATAAGAGGATTTTTAATGAACAATGCAGTGATGTTGAGTGATTGTGGGAAAAGATCAGACTTTGGGCAGCCCTTTGGTTGCATAACATAAAGAGTCTCAAAGGGATTTCTTTCTCTACTAAGAGAGTGGACCACCATTATgcaatttcttttttatttttgagaATTTGGATGGAAATTCGataaaaaattgattttaatgCAAATCGATGGAATTTCATTGAAAATTTGATAAAATACACGGTTTTGTTTATgatgtcatttattattatttttttgctaaAGCATCTAATTTTAATCAAATTCCATTGATTATCATTAATTTCAAAACTTCAAGAACACCTGTATTGAAGATTTTATCAAAAATGCAATTCTTAAAAAATTAGCAAAATAAATTCTAAAAACATAACCAAATTTgagaaaaaaacagttttttttcaTCTTCAAAATAACTACAAAATCATGAATAGAacaattcaaaataaatatatttatgctTTAAACATATACAAATTCTAGTATTTGAGAGAGAATTAAAGAGAGAGTGGATAGGAAAAGTGAGATGGACAGTTAGGTACAAAATGGATTTTTAGGCGTAATTTTGCAATATGAATGCTCTTTAAAGCATAAAACATCAAGTTTCCACTAATCATTATAAGAAAGGCTTTCCTAGTTGATCTATatttgaaattaaattaaattaaatttttttgaaactcgATGGAGTTATGCTACCTAAATCTGTGTTTTTAGTAGTTACCTATAACTTTTCTGGTGATATTTCTTAATTGGTAAATACTATGATTACTAGACAGCCCTTTCCACCCTATCTAAATGTCCTGTCCGCTTAATAGTATTGCTTGTTTCTTAACTCAGGTATCCTATGACACAAGTGGGTTTCTGGAGAAGAATAGAGACTTGCTACATATGGATTCCATTCAACTCCTATCTTCGTGCTCGTGCCACCTTCCTCAAAAATTTGCTTCCAATATGCTTGCTCAATCTGAGAAGCCAGTTATTGGTCCTTTGTACAAATCAGGTGGAGCGGATTCCCAAAAATTAAGTGTCGCGACAAAATTTAAGGTATCTTACATATTTGACACTTTGCTAAGTAATTAGTTTCATATTATTTTGATCCACAATTTGTGTTGCAATTATGAGAAGCATTTACAATTTTTAATTTCGAAATTTCAATTCTAcagattttgtttttgtttgctTGTTGCATTTTATTTTTGCAACTCTAGCAATTATGTGTCAATCAAATAGGACAGCTTCTCTTGGTCCAAGTAGAAATGAAATAAAAGGTATTGGATTTGGTTAGTAACCAAAATGAAATGGAATGGGCAAATATGTAGTGCTTGACACATAATAAAAGAAACTGATGCAAAATTGTCAAATCTTTATTGTCGTATCATTAACTCTCTGTTCTGTTTTGGTGTTTAGAGTCAATTATTTCAGTTGATGCAGCGTCTAGAAAGTACCACGCCACATTTCATTCGTTGTATTAAGCCAAACAATGTTCAGTCTCCTGGGTTATACGAGCAAGAACTTGTGCTGCAGCAGCTTAGATGTTGTGGAGTTTTAGAAGTGGTTCGAATATCAAGATCTGGTTTTCCTACTAGAATGTCGCACCAGAAATTTTCAAGAAGGTAACAAATACAGAATACTTTCACATGTTAAATTTATCAATGTTTTGGGTCTTGTGTATGCACTTTATCTAACTTTTCCTCCTTATTTGGGTTGTGATGCATGTATTAAATCATGTTAGATATGGTTTTCTTCTGTTGGAGAATGTCGCATCGCAGGACCCACTTAGTGTTTCTGTTGCAATTCTTCATCAGTTCAACATTCTGCCTGAGATGTTTCAAGTTGGCTACACAAAATTGTTTTTCCGAACTGGACAGGTACAACTTTTGTGGAGGAATATAAACTTTTTAATCTACAAGTGTTATCAAACCCACTTAGTGACTTCTGCATAGTCCATATTTGGTTTCTGGTACATTATGCAATCCTTATATTTGAGCTATGAAATTGGAAATTTTGATTTATCTTTCTTTATATGGCATGAATGTAATGTAGCTCATGTGCTTTCTATATCATTTAAAATGGGAGGGAAAGAGAGGATCTTATTGAAGCCTTAATTATGATGTGATTGTCAATTAACCTTTTTTTGTGTGTAATGTTTAGTTAAGAGATTAATTTATTAAGAAGAGAGATTCACAGCAGAAAGCATTTTTTATGTTGAGTTTTGACAGTTCGAATTTAATTTACAAATGTTGATAAATATTTTGCTAATTATTAAAGCTGTGAACTTATAATTTTGCACATTTTTCTTTGTTCAGTAAATATTGCGTATTCTTAAAATGCTTACATTTTAGTGATTTAAACTGGTGAGCGTATTCCATGCAGATTGGGGTTCTAGAGGACACAAGAAACCGTACCCTACATGGTGTTCTACGTGTTCAAAGCTGTTTTAGAGGGCACCAAGCTCGCCATTATCTGAAGGAGCTTAGGAGTGGAATAGCCACACTTCAATCATGTACTttctgttgttttttttttcatttttttaacagATAGTATTTGCAAAGATAAGAGTTAACGACTGAGATATAAATTTTACATTTGTTACAGTTGTACGTGGAGAGAAAGCTAGAAGGGATTATGAAGTCTTAATACAGAAGCATAGGGCTGCTGTTATCATACAAAGGAAGATTAAAACCAGGCTTGCTGAGAAGACTCTAAAGAGGGTTTATGATGCCTCAATTGTGATACAATCAGGTATATTTTGATTATAGCTCCTGAAACTGTATGGTATCTGATGAATGTTAACTCTTAACTCTTCACTCTATATATTTATTTGGTTGTCTTTCCTTCTATCAattttatctaaatattaaaaaaaaaagtagttgAATGCAAATCTTTGCCTTAGGAAAGAAGAAATACCTCTTGGCGAGAAACTgtttattgtttttaattttggATTATTATGTTCGTTTCCATTTCAATCTATTCTCAGCCTGAATTTAGGATATCGATCGTCTTGTATGGAACACATCAAGTGTAAAAATAAGATGTTCAGATACAAGAGCTAATGTCCAATGATAATGGTGTTTGAATTAAACTAGAACCACTGTTAAGATCAGTGCATGCAAATCTTCTATATTTCTTGCAGTCTTGGCTAGCAGCCTTAGTTATAACTCTACATTGTAAACTAAAGCTTAATGCATGTTCTTCACAATTTCCTTTGCAGCTATTCGTGGCTGGTTGGTTAGAAGATACTCTGGCGATATTGGATTGTTGAAACTGACTAGTACAAAGGTATACCTCTATTCTATATTCTTAATATGAATTTGATTATGGGTTATTTGTTTCCATTTGAAGCATGCTACATTTCATGTCCACACCATTGAATGAGACAGTTCCATATGTTACTCGAACAGTTAACGTGTTTCTCATTTTCTTGTTTTTATGagtccaaaataaataaaaaagaatgataAATATGGAGTTCTTAACTTTCGTAGAATGGTGGAGAAATCTATCCAAAATTATTGTACTGAACATCCGTTATTTAATCCTATGCATCTCTCTCTGACTGTTCTATTCCTCTTGCacaattctatatttatttatttatatgtgtgTGTTACAGTGGATTGTTGAGTGGATTTGGATGATTTATTAATGTTATATGGCTAAATTGTTGTTCCAGGCAAATGAGTCAGATGAAGTGCTTGTAAAAGCATCTGTGCTAGCTGAATTACAACGTCGTGTTCTTAAGGCTGAGGCTTCTTTGCGGGAAAAGGAAGAGGAGAATGACATCCTTCACCAACGTCTCCAGCAGTATGAGAGTCGGTGGTCAGAGTATGAGTTGAAAATGAAATCCATGGAAGAAGTATGGCAGAAACAAATGAGATCCTTACAATCAAGTCTCTCCATTGCTAAGAAGAGTCTAGCAATTGATGATTCTGCGAGAAGCTCTGATGCCTCAGTCAATGCTAGCGATGATCGAGAGTGCAGCTGGGACACAGGTAGTAATCATAAAGGTCAAGAGAGCAATGGGTTGAGACCAATGAGTGCAGGTTTAAGTGTTATAAGTCGCTTGGCTGAAGAATTTGAGCAAAGGAGCCAAGTTTTTGGTGACGATGCCAAGTTCTTGGTGGAGGTTAAATCTGGTCAGGTTGATGCAAGTCTAAATCCGGACAGAGAACTTAGAAGGTTGAAGCAAATGTTTGAAGCTTGGAAGAAAGATTATGGGTCAAGACTCAGGGAAACAAAAGTCATTCTGCACAAGCTTGGAAATGATGAAGGTGCTATGGACCGGGTGAAAAAGAAGTGGTGGACAAGGAGGAACAGCACTAGGATGAATTGAAACAGAATACTGTAATTTAACTACAGTGGTCGCTAATTATATAGCACTTTGGCATTTTCTACATCTGGAAAATGAAGGTTTCTTTTCATTAAGAAAGGTGAGGCCAAAGAGATTGAAAAGAAGGAATACTGCATGGATCCCCAGATTTATCATCTGTAATTGGGTTAGTTCTCATATTGTTTTTGCTAGCCCCTTCTGTTTATTGCCGCGGTTTGTTGCACAGTGAAGTTGTCACAAGAGTTTTGTTGTTGCTACAAACAAATACGGTGCACTTACAGAGGTACCTATTCCAATATGTATATCATTTTTAATTTATAGTGCGAGATCTAAATCATCGATAAGTAATTTCTTCGCTGTAATAATATCAGCGCAGTCGAAGTTTAATGCCATCGAATGCTTCAAATCATCTGCCATTCTGATGAAAAACTGATTGTTTTTCATTTCTGGTTTGGATACTCCGATAGGGGCCATAGGGGTAGATCAATTCTAAGAGCTGTGAGGCTGCATGGAAAATATGAACAGCTTACTTGGTtgttattattattgagatgTCACATTATGATATTGTATGATTTCTTTTTTGAAAGGGAATTCATTAATTCAAACGACGAGAAATTACAACACAGGTTTAGGCAAATCAGCCACAATTGCTGAACTTGCATAGAGGGGTATCTCCCCTAACCAACACGCCAAAGACTCGGAAGAAATAGCCTTTTTGCAAGAACATGGGCTGGGACATTTCCCAAACGTTGTACATGACAAAAACCAAGAAAATTCCTCTAGGATGGTGTTTGGCACCttaattaaaaaattgtttttgtttttaaaagttaaaaactgtttttagaaaataagttggggtgtttgacattgttttcagaaaataatttttaaaaataaagttacaaaaaatagaaaattttgagaacaaccaaaagttgttttctattgttctcaaattttcttaattttctcatttcttatttttcatcattttttctattctcattttttagaacaaaattttgaaaacaaaaaatagaaaacaatacaaacaagTTCTAGAACATCATTTATATTTGAGCGGTAAAACTCTCAAATctttaaattatttttcacttgaacctccatttttttatttttggtggcAAAAACTCCTAAATCAATGCTCTGTTAGCAAATTCACAATCCCATTAGTTCCAAACCCTTATTTTCCAGCAAGGATACACATATCTATAATTTATTGATACACATATCTATAATTTATTGAGTCACATATTAAATATCAATACTACatcataaaattttaattatttaaattaaaaattaaataaaaattatttaaatttaaaatagattaattaaaattaagaaaatgacttaaaaaatattaaaaactaaaaatatatattaaaaataaaaaattaatattaatttataaatatgaaataaaattaaaaattaaaaactaatccctaatttttctctctttcttcctcgattcttcttcttcttcttgcgaGGAGGATGTGGGCAATGGTGTGGCTAAGGTGACTGGGTGGCTAAGCGACGAGATCTGGGGTCAGGGTTTGGGGCTTCGTCGATCTGGCTAAGGTGACTTGATCTGTGCTTCTCCATTCGCAGGCGGGTTACCATTCGCAGGTGGTGCTTCGTCGATCTGGGGTCTCGCGCAACCCAATGCAACCCCGCCCCgagcctccatctttgcctttgccTCTGCCTCGTCATTACGAGCCCAGCGCCAACAACTTGTGCGTCCTCTTAGTTCCTGCTGAGAGGTCTCAGGCGAGCCACCCCAGTTGCGCAACCCCACCGTGAGAGCTTCGCCGTGAAACCCTCGCCTCCACCACCCATCTCATGTCGACCATCTGCGCCCAACTCCCACTGTTGTCTCCCTCAACCGAGACCCATTTCAGGCGCAAGAAGAGTCCCAAATCGCATAGTCCACTGAGTCATTCCGAGCTCTACTTTGCACTCTCAAACATATATGATTTTGTAGGTATTTACTTGAACTGAGTTTGAAAATTTTGTGTTTGGTATTTGCTTGAACTGGGTTTGAAGGTGGACAGTGAGGGGAAAAGTGGGAGAACGATTGAGGAAGagatcttaatttttttaattaattgagttAAAAGTTATGGTTTATCTAAGGTTAATTAATACGCTtttaatttctaattttttttaattaattaaatttatttttaaaatagtttttttaaataaatatttaagttTATAATATATGACCCAAAATATTATGGATACGTGTATTCTTGCTGGCATATAACGATCTGGAACCAACATGATTGTGAATTTGCtaacaaaacacaaaacactGGGTGGGAggttttgccactaaaaataaagaaTGGTGGTTTAAGTGTATGAAAATGTAAAGATTACGGGGGGTTTTGCTGCCAATTActctttataatattattaaactCATGCAACACATTCCGTATTTATTGGCTATCAGATTCCAACCTGAAATTAGCGACATTAAGATCACAACCCAATATTGCACCAAAcagtaataaataagtaatagAATTCAGAAAAATTGATTGTATATTATGAATAAAAATTGGTACATTTTATACTATACAGAATAATCTACATAAATGTTAGAATAAAATTTAATCTTATAAATGAGGAAAGTATGTACAATAGAAAGAAACAACTAATATCAAATCGCTATGATTTGATTTTCTATTGTCAAGACTCTCCTTTAAACTTGACTATAAATGTTGATGAGTTCAAGCTTGTCTATAAGGAAATCAAATAATCGTTTTGATAATCCCTTTGTAAGAAGATCAACTAGTTGTTGGTTAGTGTGCCCATATCCAATACTGGAAACTCCTCcattaatattttctttaataAAGAGGCGATCCACTTTCACGTGTTTTATTCTGTTATGATGTATGTGTTGaggttttatgtcctaattaaaatccattttttttgtaatctcatttattatcaataaaagaatggaaatcaattttgacttggtcaatcatttggctcacatgttttattttcatgattatttgtttaatataaacttctattaaatcccaagcatatagctaatcataattataatgatgtaatcacagtgaaatataaatacgattatatgttcaaaataagttagtcctaagattagtcagtgcacatgatttacactgacttgccaatctacgatataatctacttacacattgtagtgttatgttctttctagaacattaacaaagtagataagatcagatgtatttgttacatcggactggatcgatattgacagtagataggataagtaaacataccattattatctgtTCTAGTCacatcatatagttgatcatatgtcaattcaatctcaattgtaagtggttagtattctaactgattgtattatttgagttctttgac
It encodes the following:
- the LOC133818876 gene encoding myosin-1-like, which translates into the protein MSQKSRPPNFQSIKSLPGDFRFMGSSTSDQFGKFGDAKLGYSNITSSSIPENSDSGDVAVDNSAGSMDQVNEDSPYGMNVVSVEDRPSSGDEDSDSVAPPVPSVSASRSEHRWGDTNSYAAKKKLQSWFQRPNGKWEFAKILSISGTESVIALPDEKVLKVQTESLVPANPDILDGVDDLMQLSYLNEPSVLYNLQYRYNQNMIYTKAGPVLVAINPFKKVPLYGNEYIDAYKRKTNDNPHVYAITDTAIREMIRDEVNQSIIISGESGAGKTETAKIAMQYLAALGGGSGIEYEILKTNPILEAFGNAKTLRNDNSSRFGKLIEIHFSETGKISGARIQTFLLEKSRVVQCTDGERSYHIFYQLCAGAPLTLREKLNLKSASDYKYLSQSNCYSIMGVNDAEQFRIVMEALDVVHISKEDQQSVFAMLTAVLWLGNISFNVIDNENHVEVLADESLFTVADLIGCDVEELKLALSTRKMRVGNDNIIQKLNLSQAIDTRDALAKSIYACLFEWLVEQINKSLAVGKRRTGRSISILDIYGFESFDRNSFEQFCINYANERLQQHFNRHLFKLEQEEYIQDGIDWTKVEFEDNQDCLSLFEKKPLGLLSLLDEESTFPNGTDLTFANKLKQHLKSNSCFRGERDKAFAVRHYAGEVSYDTSGFLEKNRDLLHMDSIQLLSSCSCHLPQKFASNMLAQSEKPVIGPLYKSGGADSQKLSVATKFKSQLFQLMQRLESTTPHFIRCIKPNNVQSPGLYEQELVLQQLRCCGVLEVVRISRSGFPTRMSHQKFSRRYGFLLLENVASQDPLSVSVAILHQFNILPEMFQVGYTKLFFRTGQIGVLEDTRNRTLHGVLRVQSCFRGHQARHYLKELRSGIATLQSFVRGEKARRDYEVLIQKHRAAVIIQRKIKTRLAEKTLKRVYDASIVIQSAIRGWLVRRYSGDIGLLKLTSTKANESDEVLVKASVLAELQRRVLKAEASLREKEEENDILHQRLQQYESRWSEYELKMKSMEEVWQKQMRSLQSSLSIAKKSLAIDDSARSSDASVNASDDRECSWDTGSNHKGQESNGLRPMSAGLSVISRLAEEFEQRSQVFGDDAKFLVEVKSGQVDASLNPDRELRRLKQMFEAWKKDYGSRLRETKVILHKLGNDEGAMDRVKKKWWTRRNSTRMN